From the genome of Bos indicus x Bos taurus breed Angus x Brahman F1 hybrid chromosome 14, Bos_hybrid_MaternalHap_v2.0, whole genome shotgun sequence, one region includes:
- the LOC113903964 gene encoding protein PET100 homolog, mitochondrial-like, whose protein sequence is MGVKLEVFRMTIYLTFPVAMFWIANQAEWFEDYVIQRKRELWPPEKEDQRRELEEFKERRRKQRQEKLPRVPSRAPEVSPCRNSSLP, encoded by the coding sequence ATGGGGGTGAAGCTTGAGGTGTTTCGGATGACCATCTACCTCACCTTCCCTGTGGCTATGTTCTGGATTGCCAATCAGGCCGAGTGGTTTGAGGACTATGTCATACAGCGCAAGAGGGAGCTGTGGCCCCCTGAGAAGGAGGACCAGCGCCGGGAGCTAGAAGAATTCAAAGAGAGGAGACGGAAGCAGCGGCAGGAGAAACTCCCTCGTGTGCCCAGCAGAGCCCCTGAGGTCTCTCCGTGCCGGAATTCCAGCCTGCCCTGA